In the genome of Rhodamnia argentea isolate NSW1041297 chromosome 3, ASM2092103v1, whole genome shotgun sequence, one region contains:
- the LOC115754331 gene encoding probable WRKY transcription factor 14: protein MCSLSEQDQIMDNYHQGDLTDIVRASGGGGMVGEPIVATNTWQFPSTDNPESFSSAMDKSSNPHSFGDPFSTMRDPFFHDINMPNSGFLKPAEMVSPSFEGAADFSGSSSVMYAAPPIEDDLKRPCNIFTRMLQITPNKLPISPCDSPVMAASPPGIKNPSIIPSDMISLSGSKGCLVDNSAMQISSPRNPGIKRRKSQAKKVVCIPAPAAANSRAGGEVVPSDLWAWRKYGQKPIKGSPYPRGYYRCSSSKGCSARKQVERSRTDPNMLVITYTSEHNHPWPTQRNALAGSTRSSQPSKNNNVTSKNSPNSQTQKHISPKDEQKENINDSTVPTELPSGPAAGATAGASIKEENEDKMARQLEFDDEEFGDGLGHGYRPSMLGINQTDDFFADLGELEADPLDILFNQGFSGDDGHEKGDKALDPFSLLDWSDNNNNNISFNNVKRGL, encoded by the exons ATGTGCAGCTTGTCCGAGCAAGATCAAATCATGGACAACTACCACCAAGGGGATCTCACGGACATCGTCCGAGCCAGCGGCGGTGGCGGCATGGTCGGCGAGCCCATCGTGGCGACCAACACCTGGCAGTTCCCCTCCACAGATAACCCTGAGAGCTTCTCGTCTGCGATGGACAAGAGCAGTAACCCGCATAGCTTCGGGGATCCCTTCTCCACCATGCGAGATCCGTTCTTCCATGACATAAACATGCCGAATTCGGGCTTCTTGAAGCCGGCAGAGATGGTCAGCCCAAGCTTCGAAGGTGCGGCCGATTTTAGCGGGAGCAGCAGTGTCATGTATGCAGCACCACCAATCGAAGATGACTTGAAAAGGCCTTGCAATATCTTCACGCGGATGCTTCAAATCACTCCCAATAAGCTACCGATTTCGCCGTGCGACTCTCCAGTTATGGCTGCTTCACCCCCGGGAATCAAAAACCCGAGCATCATTCCTAGTGACATGATTAGCCTGAGTGGCTCGAAAGGTTGCTTGGTTGATAACTCAGCGATGCAGATCTCGTCACCACGAAACCCGGGCATCAAGAGAAG GAAGAGCCAAGCAAAGAAGGTGGTGTGCATACCAGCCCCAGCAGCAGCGAACAGCCGGGCGGGTGGCGAAGTGGTTCCCTCAGATCTGTGGGCATGGAGGAAGTACGGCCAAAAACCTATCAAAGGTTCTCCTTATCCGAG GGGTTACTATAGATGCAGCAGCTCCAAGGGGTGCTCGGCACGAAAACAAGTCGAGCGAAGCCGGACTGATCCCAACATGTTGGTTATCACCTACACGTCCGAACACAACCACCCATGGCCGACTCAAAGAAATGCTCTCGCTGGCTCGACGAGGTCATCTCAGCCATCGAAGAACAACAATGTGACTTCCAAGAACTCCCCAAACTCCCAAACCCAAAAGCACATCAGCCCCAAGGACGAGCAGAAGGAGAACATTAACGACAGCACTGTCCCCACGGAACTCCCCAGCGGGCCGGCAGCAGGGGCCACGGCTGGCGCATCTATCAAGGAGGAGAATGAAGACAAGATGGCCAGGCAATTGGAATTCGACGATGAGGAATTTGGTGATGGCCTAGGCCATGGGTACAGGCCATCGATGCTCGGCATCAACCAAACCGATGACTTCTTCGCGGACCTAGGGGAGCTAGAGGCAGACCCTTTGGATATCTTGTTCAACCAAGGGTTCTCAGGAGATGATGGGCATGAGAAAGGGGACAAGGCCTTGGACCCTTTCAGTCTACTTGATTGGTcggataacaacaacaacaacatttcATTCAACAATGTGAAGAGGGGTTTATAA